A genomic region of Marinobacter sp. NP-4(2019) contains the following coding sequences:
- a CDS encoding O-antigen ligase family protein yields the protein MTRLIVAMSFSLIVRVRLWRQCGGFVVRKKKSISEEDLYSLKLSSIWQYFKGESFAFWMICAYLFFEYVRPQLIYPAIDFLPWTQIVLIGSILGCFSDKSVRWVSSSVNVLLIAFLFVILSSSFFAYFPEISYKNLEKYYLWVIIYFLIINIVNTRKRFFIFLSIFLLSSFKLSLSLSMYWAQRGFSFTDWGLMGPPGFFQNSGELSIQMLVFWPIAWAFAHSLKPYVNRKWYLVLMLMPITAIMVILGASSRGAQLALALQILVMNYRYLLKPKVIISVGVSLFLIWSFLPEEQKNRFETIGEDGTSRQRILYMENGIKMIENNPFLGVGYFNFAPYYEKYFPHDVILGRAELPHNIFIQVGTDTGFVGLSIFLALLILAFNIARSFKAEGCEQNQSMIGKCANLSLIGFIVAGQFVTVTYYPFLWIHLALIVAMNNSFNIKPKRKKLKL from the coding sequence ATGACCCGTTTAATTGTTGCGATGAGTTTTTCACTCATTGTGAGAGTAAGGTTATGGAGGCAGTGCGGGGGATTTGTGGTTAGAAAGAAAAAGTCTATCAGTGAAGAAGACTTATACTCTTTAAAGCTGTCCTCAATCTGGCAATACTTTAAAGGTGAGAGCTTCGCCTTTTGGATGATATGTGCCTACCTGTTTTTTGAGTATGTAAGGCCTCAGTTAATTTATCCGGCGATAGATTTTTTGCCTTGGACACAAATTGTATTAATTGGATCTATACTTGGATGTTTTTCGGACAAGTCCGTCCGATGGGTTTCATCATCTGTCAATGTGCTATTGATTGCTTTTCTTTTTGTTATTTTGTCGTCCAGCTTTTTTGCGTACTTTCCGGAAATATCTTACAAAAACCTGGAAAAGTATTATTTGTGGGTGATTATATATTTTCTAATAATAAATATAGTGAATACAAGAAAAAGATTCTTTATATTTTTATCTATATTTCTTTTGTCGTCGTTTAAGCTATCGCTTTCACTTTCTATGTACTGGGCCCAACGAGGATTTTCGTTCACCGACTGGGGGCTAATGGGGCCACCAGGCTTTTTCCAGAATTCTGGCGAACTATCGATTCAAATGTTGGTTTTCTGGCCTATAGCCTGGGCATTTGCACATTCGCTAAAGCCATATGTCAATAGAAAATGGTATCTGGTTCTGATGTTGATGCCTATAACAGCCATTATGGTGATCCTTGGGGCAAGTTCCCGAGGTGCACAACTTGCACTTGCCTTGCAGATCCTGGTTATGAACTATCGGTATTTGTTAAAGCCAAAAGTCATAATTTCAGTCGGGGTGTCATTATTTTTGATTTGGAGTTTTCTTCCAGAGGAACAAAAGAACCGTTTTGAAACAATTGGCGAAGATGGCACCTCTCGCCAGCGGATACTGTATATGGAAAATGGGATCAAAATGATTGAGAACAACCCGTTTTTAGGGGTTGGTTATTTTAACTTTGCTCCATATTATGAAAAATATTTCCCGCATGATGTAATACTTGGACGGGCGGAGCTTCCCCACAATATATTTATTCAGGTAGGCACTGATACTGGTTTTGTAGGTTTATCTATTTTTCTTGCTTTATTGATTTTGGCTTTTAATATTGCACGAAGTTTCAAGGCTGAAGGATGTGAGCAGAATCAGAGCATGATTGGGAAGTGTGCAAATCTTTCGCTTATTGGTTTCATCGTTGCGGGACAATTCGTCACCGTAACGTATTACCCGTTTCTGTGGATTCACCTGGCATTAATTGTCGCTATGAATAATAGTTTCAATATTAAACCTAAGCGAAAGAAACTAAAGTTATGA
- a CDS encoding ATP-grasp domain-containing protein, which yields MEPRILVLDGNQRASLAAVRSLGSKGLWVAVGESSTTSLAGSSRFCSATLAYPDPFSSPRLFFDELLRQILELRISFLLPVTEATTYVLLRYRDELPEKVVLPFPDNQAVEQLANKNELFKLAQKLGIAVPKTLFCHSVDDGLRVLDRIDRYPLVLKPYKSKILQQDSILSTQVSVARSRKQAKAVLEKHPYFDFPFTLQSFIEGSGQGIFALFDHGEPVCYFAHKRLREKPPDGGVSVLSESAPVNQQLKDAADKLLQHVRWHGVAMVEFRVSSDGTGYLMEVNPRFWGSLQLAIDSGIDFPWWLYLVSTGESIPQADWQHRRMRWLLGDLDRLYLVLKAPASTYSLTEKLTEILRFLKPSLRTRHEVNRWHDLRPFWFELKQYILALRR from the coding sequence ATGGAACCCAGAATTCTGGTGCTGGACGGAAACCAGCGTGCATCACTGGCCGCAGTAAGATCTCTCGGATCCAAAGGTCTATGGGTAGCGGTTGGCGAGAGTTCAACAACGTCTCTGGCCGGTTCTTCACGGTTCTGCAGCGCCACCCTTGCCTATCCCGATCCCTTCAGTTCTCCCAGGCTGTTCTTTGACGAGCTCCTGCGGCAGATTCTTGAGCTTCGTATTTCGTTTCTCCTTCCTGTCACGGAAGCCACCACTTACGTGCTCTTGCGGTATCGTGATGAACTGCCTGAAAAGGTAGTACTCCCTTTTCCCGATAACCAGGCTGTCGAGCAGCTGGCGAACAAAAATGAACTTTTCAAGCTTGCACAGAAGCTGGGAATCGCCGTACCAAAGACCCTATTCTGCCACTCCGTTGATGACGGATTAAGGGTACTGGATCGTATTGACCGCTATCCGCTGGTATTGAAGCCCTACAAATCTAAAATCTTGCAGCAGGATTCCATTCTGTCAACGCAGGTGTCAGTAGCCAGATCCAGGAAACAAGCAAAGGCTGTTCTGGAAAAGCACCCGTACTTTGATTTCCCATTCACCCTACAATCGTTCATAGAGGGCAGTGGCCAAGGTATCTTTGCCCTGTTTGATCATGGCGAGCCCGTGTGTTACTTCGCCCACAAGAGGCTCAGGGAAAAACCACCCGATGGTGGTGTGAGCGTATTGAGCGAATCAGCTCCAGTGAATCAACAGCTCAAGGACGCTGCTGACAAGCTTCTCCAGCATGTAAGGTGGCATGGTGTGGCCATGGTCGAGTTTCGGGTGTCCTCGGATGGTACAGGCTACCTGATGGAGGTGAATCCAAGGTTCTGGGGATCGTTACAGCTGGCTATAGATTCCGGTATCGATTTTCCCTGGTGGCTTTACCTGGTCAGTACCGGGGAATCCATCCCTCAGGCCGACTGGCAGCATCGCCGAATGCGCTGGCTGCTGGGTGATCTCGACAGGCTTTACCTGGTATTGAAGGCACCAGCCTCTACCTACTCATTAACTGAGAAATTGACGGAAATCCTACGCTTTCTCAAGCCCAGCCTGCGAACACGGCATGAGGTCAATCGCTGGCATGACCTTCGACCGTTCTGGTTTGAGTTAAAGCAATACATACTTGCGCTGAGGCGTTGA
- a CDS encoding polysaccharide deacetylase family protein, producing MEDLWRILEEGDEIPSKSVMFTIDDGFYDHHDVAASIFDDFGFPLNFFVITGLLDRELWPWDDQINYALHHASIPNADIQLPSGEMYSVNLMAGTLRQSARGLRNALKAERQEYIYDWLRAELYQKLDVEFPADIPQEYRPMSWDDARSLRARGHGVYPHTCSHRILSTLSTQAKHHEINTSLSRAKSELGYLPDVFAYPTGRLSDYDSVDIEELKKAGFKMAFNTVSNYVRRGQSQYELSRFSVPEDTAKFLQIVNRFEALNDWRAHHSPLAVNSFPAR from the coding sequence ATGGAGGATCTCTGGCGAATACTGGAGGAAGGGGATGAGATTCCGTCGAAGTCCGTTATGTTTACTATCGATGATGGGTTCTATGATCATCACGATGTGGCTGCCAGCATATTCGACGACTTTGGTTTCCCGCTGAATTTCTTTGTTATCACCGGTTTGCTGGATCGGGAGCTATGGCCTTGGGATGACCAGATCAACTACGCATTGCACCATGCAAGTATCCCAAACGCGGATATCCAGCTTCCTTCCGGTGAGATGTATTCCGTTAACCTGATGGCTGGCACATTGAGGCAGTCAGCCCGGGGGCTCAGGAATGCCCTGAAAGCTGAGCGCCAGGAGTATATCTATGACTGGCTCAGGGCCGAACTGTACCAAAAGCTGGACGTTGAGTTTCCTGCTGATATACCGCAAGAGTACCGGCCGATGTCCTGGGACGATGCGAGGTCTTTGCGGGCCAGGGGGCACGGTGTTTACCCTCATACCTGTTCACACCGGATTCTTTCAACGCTTTCTACACAAGCGAAGCATCACGAAATCAATACATCCCTCAGCCGAGCCAAGAGTGAACTGGGCTACCTTCCGGATGTATTTGCCTACCCAACGGGACGCCTGTCTGACTACGACAGCGTAGATATAGAAGAACTCAAAAAAGCCGGGTTCAAAATGGCGTTCAATACCGTGTCGAATTATGTCAGGCGCGGGCAGAGCCAGTACGAACTTTCACGATTTTCCGTACCGGAAGACACGGCCAAATTCCTGCAGATCGTCAATCGCTTCGAAGCACTGAATGATTGGAGAGCCCATCATTCCCCACTGGCAGTCAATTCTTTCCCTGCCCGTTGA
- a CDS encoding glycosyltransferase family 4 protein: MTGTAGKTILHLIDTTGPGGAETVFISLLDKLKGTEFQNVVVLRGEGWVADQVRSLGLSPHIIDSKGSFNLGYIRALRHLLKAEKVDLIHAHLLGSNVYGALLALICRTPMIATFHGAVDVAAGERFLRTKFSIIGWGASSVVCVSKRLQYELAERSPLPKHKLKLIYNGVNPEIFSRAPATALREELGLSEDATLVVSVGNVRPAKGYEYLVDAAVNMADVDTNTHFIVVGHQREELFNKLKAQVAEAPRQPNIHWLGFRQDVADVLRQADIFLLPSISEGFSISTVEAMMAGVPVIATRSGGPEEIIVDGESGLLVPIKDPDAIVRAILNLKETALCREVTERARKTAYDRFSLESMLQSYFGLYQSLVTR, translated from the coding sequence ATGACAGGGACCGCTGGGAAGACCATTCTCCACCTTATTGACACTACAGGGCCGGGTGGCGCAGAAACTGTTTTCATCAGCTTACTGGATAAATTAAAGGGAACTGAGTTTCAGAACGTTGTGGTATTGCGTGGAGAGGGCTGGGTAGCGGACCAGGTGCGCAGCCTCGGCCTTTCTCCCCATATCATTGACTCTAAAGGCAGCTTCAATCTGGGGTATATCAGAGCCTTAAGGCATCTGCTCAAAGCCGAGAAGGTAGACCTGATTCACGCACACCTCCTCGGCTCTAACGTTTACGGAGCCCTGCTGGCGCTTATTTGTCGAACGCCCATGATAGCCACCTTTCATGGCGCTGTGGATGTGGCTGCTGGCGAGCGGTTTCTTCGAACAAAGTTCTCTATCATAGGTTGGGGGGCATCCTCCGTTGTCTGTGTGTCTAAACGGCTGCAGTATGAACTTGCCGAGCGCAGCCCTTTACCGAAACATAAGCTCAAATTGATCTACAATGGTGTTAATCCGGAGATATTCAGTCGTGCCCCGGCCACAGCCTTGAGGGAAGAACTGGGACTGTCTGAGGACGCCACGCTGGTTGTTTCTGTCGGCAACGTCCGTCCCGCCAAGGGGTATGAATATCTCGTGGACGCGGCTGTGAATATGGCGGATGTCGACACGAATACGCACTTTATTGTGGTAGGCCATCAGCGGGAGGAGCTGTTCAATAAACTGAAGGCTCAGGTTGCAGAGGCGCCGCGGCAACCAAACATCCACTGGCTCGGGTTTCGGCAGGATGTGGCGGATGTTCTCAGGCAGGCAGACATTTTTCTTTTGCCCTCGATATCGGAGGGGTTCTCCATCTCCACTGTGGAGGCCATGATGGCCGGAGTGCCGGTGATAGCAACGAGAAGCGGGGGACCAGAAGAGATCATTGTGGACGGAGAGAGTGGGCTTCTTGTTCCTATTAAAGATCCTGACGCAATTGTCCGCGCAATCCTGAATCTCAAAGAAACAGCTTTGTGCAGGGAAGTTACGGAAAGGGCCCGCAAAACTGCCTATGACCGATTTAGTCTGGAAAGTATGCTGCAGTCGTACTTTGGGCTCTACCAGAGTTTAGTAACACGCTAA